The genomic interval GCCGGTGACGACGAGCTTCACCTGGGCACGCGTCGCGCCCACGTAGAAGCGAGCACGCGACTCGCGGTCGGTGCCGAAGCCCTGCGCGTTGACGAGGAAGACGACCGGTGCGTCGTAGCCCTTGGCGGCATGGACGGTCGAGAGTGTCAGCCGCCCCTCCTCGAACACGAGACGATCCCTGTCCCTGCGGCTCTTCGGTACCCGGCAAGCCACTCCGGCCTCCTCGAGACCCGCCCGGAACGGCTCGAGCGCCTGCCAGCCGTAGTCGGACTGGATGAGGATCTCCTCGGGACGCACCTGCTCGCAGTGCAGGAGGTCCCGGACTCCGGTGACGACCTCGTTCACCTCTTCGGCCACGTTCTCGAGAACGTGCAGGAGCGGAGCGGCACCTGGTCGTTGAGCAAACTCGATGACGACACCATTCTCGGTCTCGAGGAACTGATCGCTGTCGCGTAGCGACTGGACGTCCGCAAATCCTCGCATGCCGACACGATCGGACTCGGCGGAAGCCGTACCGAGCAGGACGTTGAAGGCGAAGGTCGCGATCGGTCTCGAGGTGCGCCGGCTCCTATTCATTGCAACGGTGCGCCCGCCTGTCACGTGAATGCCCAGGTCACGCCAGACCGGCCGGGGGCGCCCATAGAGGTTCTGGGCATCGTCGTAGAAGAAGGCGATGCCCCGCTCCTGCGTCTTCGGGTGGAGGCGGCTGAGACGATGGAGGATGCGCAGCGCTTGCGGGTGGAGGTCCTGCGCCTCGTCCACGAAGACGAAGTCGAAGAGCAGCTCGTGCTCGAGCGCCTCGTCTCCATCGAGCAGTTCTTCGACTTGGTCGAAGACGAAGGGGAGGCGCTCCTCGTCGGGGGTCTTCTTGCAGGAGGGCACCTCGAGACCCCACTCCTTCCCCATGCGGGTGAGAAGACCCTCGAAGTGGGAGAAGGTCAGGTCCGAGGCGTCCAACTCGAGTCGCGCCATGCTTGCAAACGCATGGACGTCTCGGCAGAGCAGCGGGACGAGGGCGCGGTTGAAGCAGGTCACGAGGATCCGCGGGCGAGGGGCGCCAGGCTCTGCGTGAGCATGGCGGGATTCCAACAGGTCGACGAGGCCCTTGGCCAGGAGGATCGACTTGCCACTGCCCGCCACGCCGCGCACGAGCGTCGGGTGCCCGTCGAGGGGACGCAGGGCGATCCTGCGCTGGTCTGGATAGAGACAGTTGCCGTCCTTGAGCCGGTCGATCTCTTCCCCGACGCCAGCCGATCGACGCTCCTTCCTGAGATCGCGGAGATTCGGCGGCAGAAGGCCGAGCGTGCGGTCGAGGAGCTCGATCGACCGGGATGAGGTGGGAAGCCGTCGTCGAGAACCTTCGCAGCCGCGTCGAGCCGCTCGTGCTAGCGCGCTGCGCAAGGCCTCAGGCTCCAACGTCTCTTCGAAGAGGAGATGGTCGTAGGGGATCTGCTGGTCCGCGAAGGGACAGGCAGCCAAGTCCTTCTGGGATACGCGAGGAAGGACCACGGCAAACGAGACCGGGGGATATGGGATCTCGAGCTTCCGACTCTGCTCCTCCAGCTTCCTGAGCAGGAATCTCAAGCTGCCGTCCACCTGTTCGAACACCGTCCTATGACGATTCCCGTAACGGACCGTGAGGCCTCGACCGCTCCAGCCGAGCTCACGGACCGGATGCCCCTTCACCTCGATGACAACGGCCCCGATCGTCGGGTTTGCCACCAAGATGTCGGCTGTCTCGTAGACGGGGCTTCGCGGATCGCGCACGCTGTAGTAGACCGAGGTGGTCTTCTCGTTGCAATACGCCTCGAGGGTCGCAGTCAACACCTGCAACTCGCACTCGACACCACCATGTGATGGATCGATGCTCGCGTGCGATGGCCCCAGGAAGCGATTCCCTCGCTGGCAGAAGATCTCCCTGGCTTTGGCGAACCTGCGGAGCACTTCGGTGTAGTTTGCCATCGATCCTCCAAGGGAGACCTCGAGGATCGGTCGACGTGGCGTCGTGTCTTAGATTCTGCCTACAAGAGATGCGATCTTCGCCGGGCTTTCGTTGCCGCTTTCCTACGGTGCGCGAGCCGTGCTCACGCAGAACGTTGGCCAGCGCGCGAAGGCTGGCGTTGTCGTGGCAGTCCGCGAGCCGACGGATGCGGTCGTCGTCCGCGAAGCAGGCCGCCTCCTGGCGCTCGAAGAAGGGGTCCGGGACACCGGGCGCGGGGTTGGCCGCCTTCCCGCAGGCCCAAGCGGAGTGGCCCGTCGAACAGGCGCGCCTCGCACGAGGCGAAGCGCCGATCGAGGCCGTCGAGCACACGCCGGAAGCAGGCCAGGATCGAGGGGGTGGGGTGCGGCCCGAGGGGCAGGGCCGTGTCGGGTTGACATCCCCTCGACCGCCCATAGCCTCTCGCGGTTCCCGAGAAAGGGGGCGATCGGCTTCGACGGGTGGTCGAAGGCGAACGCTGCGTGCCGACGTCGTCACAACCGTCGCTAAACAGGTGGCAAGTTGGTAGTACAACTGCCGACGCTGACTACGCTCTCGCGGCCTAGCCGAAACTAGGTACGCGACGCTCGTCCGCGACGCCTTCTAGCGGGTCGCGAGCGTCATCAGGAGGCTGGTCTCCGGAGCGCCGCCCGACCGTAGCCGGAGACGAGACCCACGTGGGGCTGGGCGCG from Deltaproteobacteria bacterium carries:
- a CDS encoding ATP-binding domain-containing protein; its protein translation is MANYTEVLRRFAKAREIFCQRGNRFLGPSHASIDPSHGGVECELQVLTATLEAYCNEKTTSVYYSVRDPRSPVYETADILVANPTIGAVVIEVKGHPVRELGWSGRGLTVRYGNRHRTVFEQVDGSLRFLLRKLEEQSRKLEIPYPPVSFAVVLPRVSQKDLAACPFADQQIPYDHLLFEETLEPEALRSALARAARRGCEGSRRRLPTSSRSIELLDRTLGLLPPNLRDLRKERRSAGVGEEIDRLKDGNCLYPDQRRIALRPLDGHPTLVRGVAGSGKSILLAKGLVDLLESRHAHAEPGAPRPRILVTCFNRALVPLLCRDVHAFASMARLELDASDLTFSHFEGLLTRMGKEWGLEVPSCKKTPDEERLPFVFDQVEELLDGDEALEHELLFDFVFVDEAQDLHPQALRILHRLSRLHPKTQERGIAFFYDDAQNLYGRPRPVWRDLGIHVTGGRTVAMNRSRRTSRPIATFAFNVLLGTASAESDRVGMRGFADVQSLRDSDQFLETENGVVIEFAQRPGAAPLLHVLENVAEEVNEVVTGVRDLLHCEQVRPEEILIQSDYGWQALEPFRAGLEEAGVACRVPKSRRDRDRLVFEEGRLTLSTVHAAKGYDAPVVFLVNAQGFGTDRESRARFYVGATRAQVKLVVTGHGTPSGLLAEMTEVIRRLPLLEPGIT